A window of Candidatus Binatia bacterium genomic DNA:
TACCAGATCAAGCCGCCGCTGCCGTTCACGCCGGGGAGCGACGTGGCCGGCACGGTCGCCGCGATGGGCGAGGGCGTGCACGAGTGGGCGCCGGGCGATGACGCGATCGCGATGGTGGGACTCGGCGGCTTCGCCGAGCGAGTAGTCCTGCCAGCGTCAATGCTGTTTCGGGTGCCGCCCGGCCTCGACTTGGCCCGCGCCGCCACCTGCATCCAGAGCTACGCCACCGTGCTGTTCGCGTATACGCGCCGCATGACGCTCGAGCCCGGGCAGACCGTCCTCGTGCTGGGCGCGGGCGGCGGTGTCGGTTTGGCCGCGATCGACTTGGCGGTGGCGTTGGGCGCGCGGGTCGTTGCTGCCGC
This region includes:
- a CDS encoding zinc-binding dehydrogenase; protein product: MRKIVCHQFGPPTSLALEEVDAPEPSSGEVALDVRAAGVNYVDALLAAGRYQIKPPLPFTPGSDVAGTVAAMGEGVHEWAPGDDAIAMVGLGGFAERVVLPASMLFRVPPGLDLARAATCIQSYATVLFAYTRRMTLEPGQTVLVLGAGGGVGLAAIDLAVALGARVVAAASSEAKLAAARAAGAAETIAYESEDLKARARALSGGGVDVVVDPVGGRHADAALRALGVGGR